The genomic DNA NNNNNNNNNNNNNNNNNNNNNNNNGATTTACATCTCATTTAGCTTTTGCTGCTATAGGCCTCACTTTAGTAAAGTTGTTATAGAAAGTTCGATCTGGTTTGATGATGATTGAAGACACTAGCAGTGTAGATTGAATTGAGCATATGAATTTTACTTaagtaggtttttttttgctgatgCTACAGGCTCAGAGACACAGGCACACAAGATAATATCCAATTATCAGGTGTGAATCCTTTAACTTCATTATGTTCCATATCGCTCTGTTCCAGTCATCAGTTTAGTAGTTTGATGTTCCCAcagttttttggattttatcaCTCTTTGTAACCTGTTTTGAATGAAATAAGCTCATATATTGATTGTTAGCAATTACTTGGATCATGGTTGGATTGTTTAAGAGACTTATTCGTGAAAACATGTTTGTCTACCACTGTTTAAGAGACTTATTCGTGAAAACTTCTATGGTTGGATTATCTCTAATGTTCTTACTTTGTGGCTTTGTTGCAGTTACTTAGGCCTTACAACTTTCAACAAAAAGACACAGGCACATTAGAAACCAGTGGCAAAACAGATACATTCCAAAGGTACCAACCATCATATCTTCTCgcattttttatatgaaatgaCTCCTTGTTTTTAATGTACAGTCCAAAGTTTTTTGCTTagtatacaaaaattatatgatttgattttacAAATAGTTAGTTTACTTATTTGATGAAATCCATTCTGTTTTAAGGTTAGAGTTTACGAATCAGTagatttttgttacttttggtCTAATATAATACATTCTTATTATACTGGTTTAAATCTTCTTAACTCTTAACTGAATGTTTCGATGTGAAATATGGTCAAAATTGATAATTGGTTTACTTAATTCGTAGATTGATTATAAAATGGACAAGTCTTGGATCACAAAACATCGTTTATCTAAAGATTACAGAACTGGAGTCAaagattttttggattttgcatTTAGTGATATTAAGAAAGAGATGATAAAATGTCCTTGCCAGCGTTGCTGCCTGGTTAAATACAAGCATAGGGTTGAGGTtaaggttgatgatgatttaatATGTCATGGTATTCTACCAACATATACAAATTGGTATCTACATGGAGAACAATTAGATTTCCATGAAGAAACCATTGGATTAGAATCTGAATCCAATGTAGATCATGTTGAAAACCAAACTATAAATCTACTTGGAGATGCTTTTCCAAGTATGGATAATAGTTTTAATGAATCTGCTAGTATGCCCACTGATCAATCAAAGCAAAAGGAAGCATTTGATGATTTGTTAGCAGACGGTAATCAAGCTCTCTATGAAGGTTGTCAAGCGTTCAGCAAGTTATCGTTCACTCTTAAGCTATACCACATCAAATGTATGTCTAGGATCAATGACAAGGGAATGTCACTGATAATTGACCTTTTGAAAGAAGCTTTTGAGCATGCAAAGCTACCAGATTCATTTAACGATATGAAAAAGATTATCCGTAAGTTCGGATTTAACTATGAGTCTATTCATGTGTGCCCTAATGATTGCATGCTATATTGGGGAGATGATGCATCTAGAGACACTTGCAAAGTCTGTAAAAGTTCAAGATGGAAGACTAGGATAGTCGATGATTCAGtggaggaaaagaagaagaagaaaaagcaacaaGCTGCTAAAGTTCGTAGATATTTTCCATTGAAACCACGCTTGCAGCGTCTCTTCATGTCATCCAAAACTGCTGAATTTATGAGGTGGCATGCTGATTCGGAGAATAAAGATGGTAAGCTAAGGCATCCTAGAGATGGAAATGCTTGGAAAGCatttaatcaacaatttctAGACTTTGCATCAGATCCAAGAAATGTAAGACTAGGATTGACAactgatgggttcaatccatttggtTCTATGAGTACAAACTACAGTGTATGGCCTGTGATTTTAGTTCCTTTTAACTTTCCGCCTTGGATGTCCATGAAGGAAACATCAATGATTCTTTCAATGATAATTCCGGGGAAACACATGCCGAGTAATGATATTGATATCTATCTTCAACCACTTATACAAGAACTGAAAGAATTATGGCATGAGGGTGTGTCTACATTTGATGCCTCTTTAAAAGAGACATTTTGTATGCGTGCAGTATCTTAGCGCATATTTTGTTCTCGATCATACAATACCAACAATCATTTTTTGCAGATCactattaaattatattattcatagtttt from Camelina sativa cultivar DH55 chromosome 7, Cs, whole genome shotgun sequence includes the following:
- the LOC104703167 gene encoding uncharacterized protein LOC104703167, with translation MDKSWITKHRLSKDYRTGVKDFLDFAFSDIKKEMIKCPCQRCCLVKYKHRVEVKVDDDLICHGILPTYTNWYLHGEQLDFHEETIGLESESNVDHVENQTINLLGDAFPSMDNSFNESASMPTDQSKQKEAFDDLLADGNQALYEGCQAFSKLSFTLKLYHIKCMSRINDKGMSLIIDLLKEAFEHAKLPDSFNDMKKIIRKFGFNYESIHVCPNDCMLYWGDDASRDTCKVCKSSRWKTRIVDDSVEEKKKKKKQQAAKVRRYFPLKPRLQRLFMSSKTAEFMRWHADSENKDGKLRHPRDGNAWKAFNQQFLDFASDPRNVRLGLTTDGFNPFGSMSTNYSVWPVILVPFNFPPWMSMKETSMILSMIIPGKHMPSNDIDIYLQPLIQELKELWHEGVSTFDASLKETFCMRAVS